Proteins from a single region of Corvus hawaiiensis isolate bCorHaw1 chromosome 6, bCorHaw1.pri.cur, whole genome shotgun sequence:
- the TNNT3 gene encoding troponin T, fast skeletal muscle isoform X28 — protein sequence MSDTEEVEQGEEEYEEEEEAQEEEVHEPEEAHEEEGEYNDEEKPRIKLTAPKIPEGEKVDFDDIQKKRQNKDLIELQALIDSHFEARRKEEEELVALKERIEKRRAERAEQQRIRAEKEKERQARLAEEKARREEEDAKRKAEDDLKKKKALSSMGATYSSYLAKADQKRGKKQTARETKKKVLAERRKPLNIDHLNEDKLRDKAKELWDWLYQLETEKYDFTEQIKRKKYEIVTLRNRIDQAQKHSKKAGAKGKVGGRWK from the exons ATGTCTGATACCGAGGAAGT GGAACAAGGAGAGG AGGAGTACGAAGAAGAAG AAGAGGCTCAGGAAGAAG AAGTCCATGAACCAG AGGAAGCTCATGAGGAAG AAGGCGAATACAATGATG AGGAGAAGCCCAGAATAAA ACTAACTGCTCCTAAAATACCAGAGGGTGAGAAAGTAGATTTTGAT GACAtccaaaagaaaaggcagaacaaaGACCTGATCGAACTGCAGGCCTTGATTGACAGCCACTTTGAAgccagaagaaaggaagaggaagagctgGTTGCTCTCAAGGAGAGGATT GAGAAGCGCAGAGCtgaaagagcagagcagcagagaatcCGGgctgagaaggagaaggagcgTCAGGCAAGGCTTGCG gaggaaaaggcacggagagaggaagaagatgCCAAGAGAAAAGCTGAGGATgatctgaagaagaagaaggctCTGTCCTCCATGGGTGCAACATACAGCAGTTATTTGGCTAAG GCTGaccagaaaagaggaaagaagcaaACAGCTAGAGAGACGAAGAAGAAGGTCCTGGCAGAGAGGCGCAAGCCCCTGAACATTGACCACCTTAATGAAGACAAGCTGAG GGACAAAGCTAAGGAGCTGTGGGACTGGTTATATCAGCTGGAGACTGAAAAGTATGACTTTACAGAGCAgatcaagaggaaaaaatatgag ATTGTCACCCTCAGAAACCGGATTGATCAGGCCCAGAAGCA
- the TNNT3 gene encoding troponin T, fast skeletal muscle isoform X37 has translation MSDTEEVEQGEEEYEEEAQEEEEAQEEVHEPAEEAHEEEEKPRIKLTAPKIPEGEKVDFDDIQKKRQNKDLIELQALIDSHFEARRKEEEELVALKERIEKRRAERAEQQRIRAEKEKERQARLAEEKARREEEDAKRKAEDDLKKKKALSSMGATYSSYLAKADQKRGKKQTARETKKKVLAERRKPLNIDHLNEDKLRDKAKELWDWLYQLETEKYDFTEQIKRKKYEIVTLRNRIDQAQKHSKKAGAKGKVGGRWK, from the exons ATGTCTGATACCGAGGAAGT GGAACAAGGAGAGG AGGAGTACGAAGAAGAAG CTCAGGAAGAAG AAGAGGCTCAGGAAGAAG TTCATGAGCCAG CAGAGGAAGCTCATGAGGAAG AGGAGAAGCCCAGAATAAA ACTAACTGCTCCTAAAATACCAGAGGGTGAGAAAGTAGATTTTGAT GACAtccaaaagaaaaggcagaacaaaGACCTGATCGAACTGCAGGCCTTGATTGACAGCCACTTTGAAgccagaagaaaggaagaggaagagctgGTTGCTCTCAAGGAGAGGATT GAGAAGCGCAGAGCtgaaagagcagagcagcagagaatcCGGgctgagaaggagaaggagcgTCAGGCAAGGCTTGCG gaggaaaaggcacggagagaggaagaagatgCCAAGAGAAAAGCTGAGGATgatctgaagaagaagaaggctCTGTCCTCCATGGGTGCAACATACAGCAGTTATTTGGCTAAG GCTGaccagaaaagaggaaagaagcaaACAGCTAGAGAGACGAAGAAGAAGGTCCTGGCAGAGAGGCGCAAGCCCCTGAACATTGACCACCTTAATGAAGACAAGCTGAG GGACAAAGCTAAGGAGCTGTGGGACTGGTTATATCAGCTGGAGACTGAAAAGTATGACTTTACAGAGCAgatcaagaggaaaaaatatgag ATTGTCACCCTCAGAAACCGGATTGATCAGGCCCAGAAGCA
- the TNNT3 gene encoding troponin T, fast skeletal muscle isoform X34, which produces MSDTEEVEQGEEEYEEEEEAQEEAPPPVHEPAEEAHEEEEKPRIKLTAPKIPEGEKVDFDDIQKKRQNKDLIELQALIDSHFEARRKEEEELVALKERIEKRRAERAEQQRIRAEKEKERQARLAEEKARREEEDAKRKAEDDLKKKKALSSMGATYSSYLAKADQKRGKKQTARETKKKVLAERRKPLNIDHLNEDKLRDKAKELWDWLYQLETEKYDFTEQIKRKKYEIVTLRNRIDQAQKHSKKAGAKGKVGGRWK; this is translated from the exons ATGTCTGATACCGAGGAAGT GGAACAAGGAGAGG AGGAGTACGAAGAAGAAG AAGAGGCTCAGGAAGAAG CCCCCCCTCCAG TTCATGAGCCAG CAGAGGAAGCTCATGAGGAAG AGGAGAAGCCCAGAATAAA ACTAACTGCTCCTAAAATACCAGAGGGTGAGAAAGTAGATTTTGAT GACAtccaaaagaaaaggcagaacaaaGACCTGATCGAACTGCAGGCCTTGATTGACAGCCACTTTGAAgccagaagaaaggaagaggaagagctgGTTGCTCTCAAGGAGAGGATT GAGAAGCGCAGAGCtgaaagagcagagcagcagagaatcCGGgctgagaaggagaaggagcgTCAGGCAAGGCTTGCG gaggaaaaggcacggagagaggaagaagatgCCAAGAGAAAAGCTGAGGATgatctgaagaagaagaaggctCTGTCCTCCATGGGTGCAACATACAGCAGTTATTTGGCTAAG GCTGaccagaaaagaggaaagaagcaaACAGCTAGAGAGACGAAGAAGAAGGTCCTGGCAGAGAGGCGCAAGCCCCTGAACATTGACCACCTTAATGAAGACAAGCTGAG GGACAAAGCTAAGGAGCTGTGGGACTGGTTATATCAGCTGGAGACTGAAAAGTATGACTTTACAGAGCAgatcaagaggaaaaaatatgag ATTGTCACCCTCAGAAACCGGATTGATCAGGCCCAGAAGCA
- the TNNT3 gene encoding troponin T, fast skeletal muscle isoform X33 — protein MSDTEEVEQGEEEYEEEEEAQEEEEAHEEEVHEPVHEPEEKPRIKLTAPKIPEGEKVDFDDIQKKRQNKDLIELQALIDSHFEARRKEEEELVALKERIEKRRAERAEQQRIRAEKEKERQARLAEEKARREEEDAKRKAEDDLKKKKALSSMGATYSSYLAKADQKRGKKQTARETKKKVLAERRKPLNIDHLNEDKLRDKAKELWDWLYQLETEKYDFTEQIKRKKYEIVTLRNRIDQAQKHSKKAGAKGKVGGRWK, from the exons ATGTCTGATACCGAGGAAGT GGAACAAGGAGAGG AGGAGTACGAAGAAGAAG AAGAGGCTCAGGAAGAAG AAGAAGCTCATGAGGAAG AAGTCCATGAACCAG TTCATGAGCCAG AGGAGAAGCCCAGAATAAA ACTAACTGCTCCTAAAATACCAGAGGGTGAGAAAGTAGATTTTGAT GACAtccaaaagaaaaggcagaacaaaGACCTGATCGAACTGCAGGCCTTGATTGACAGCCACTTTGAAgccagaagaaaggaagaggaagagctgGTTGCTCTCAAGGAGAGGATT GAGAAGCGCAGAGCtgaaagagcagagcagcagagaatcCGGgctgagaaggagaaggagcgTCAGGCAAGGCTTGCG gaggaaaaggcacggagagaggaagaagatgCCAAGAGAAAAGCTGAGGATgatctgaagaagaagaaggctCTGTCCTCCATGGGTGCAACATACAGCAGTTATTTGGCTAAG GCTGaccagaaaagaggaaagaagcaaACAGCTAGAGAGACGAAGAAGAAGGTCCTGGCAGAGAGGCGCAAGCCCCTGAACATTGACCACCTTAATGAAGACAAGCTGAG GGACAAAGCTAAGGAGCTGTGGGACTGGTTATATCAGCTGGAGACTGAAAAGTATGACTTTACAGAGCAgatcaagaggaaaaaatatgag ATTGTCACCCTCAGAAACCGGATTGATCAGGCCCAGAAGCA
- the TNNT3 gene encoding troponin T, fast skeletal muscle isoform X41, with translation MSDTEEVEQGEEEYEEEAQEEEEAQEEEVHEPAPPPEEKPRIKLTAPKIPEGEKVDFDDIQKKRQNKDLIELQALIDSHFEARRKEEEELVALKERIEKRRAERAEQQRIRAEKEKERQARLAEEKARREEEDAKRKAEDDLKKKKALSSMGATYSSYLAKADQKRGKKQTARETKKKVLAERRKPLNIDHLNEDKLRDKAKELWDWLYQLETEKYDFTEQIKRKKYEIVTLRNRIDQAQKHSKKAGAKGKVGGRWK, from the exons ATGTCTGATACCGAGGAAGT GGAACAAGGAGAGG AGGAGTACGAAGAAGAAG CTCAGGAAGAAG AAGAGGCTCAGGAAGAAG AAGTCCATGAACCAG CCCCCCCTCCAG AGGAGAAGCCCAGAATAAA ACTAACTGCTCCTAAAATACCAGAGGGTGAGAAAGTAGATTTTGAT GACAtccaaaagaaaaggcagaacaaaGACCTGATCGAACTGCAGGCCTTGATTGACAGCCACTTTGAAgccagaagaaaggaagaggaagagctgGTTGCTCTCAAGGAGAGGATT GAGAAGCGCAGAGCtgaaagagcagagcagcagagaatcCGGgctgagaaggagaaggagcgTCAGGCAAGGCTTGCG gaggaaaaggcacggagagaggaagaagatgCCAAGAGAAAAGCTGAGGATgatctgaagaagaagaaggctCTGTCCTCCATGGGTGCAACATACAGCAGTTATTTGGCTAAG GCTGaccagaaaagaggaaagaagcaaACAGCTAGAGAGACGAAGAAGAAGGTCCTGGCAGAGAGGCGCAAGCCCCTGAACATTGACCACCTTAATGAAGACAAGCTGAG GGACAAAGCTAAGGAGCTGTGGGACTGGTTATATCAGCTGGAGACTGAAAAGTATGACTTTACAGAGCAgatcaagaggaaaaaatatgag ATTGTCACCCTCAGAAACCGGATTGATCAGGCCCAGAAGCA
- the TNNT3 gene encoding troponin T, fast skeletal muscle isoform X38: protein MSDTEEVEQGEEEYEEEEEAQEEEVHEPAPPPVHEPEEKPRIKLTAPKIPEGEKVDFDDIQKKRQNKDLIELQALIDSHFEARRKEEEELVALKERIEKRRAERAEQQRIRAEKEKERQARLAEEKARREEEDAKRKAEDDLKKKKALSSMGATYSSYLAKADQKRGKKQTARETKKKVLAERRKPLNIDHLNEDKLRDKAKELWDWLYQLETEKYDFTEQIKRKKYEIVTLRNRIDQAQKHSKKAGAKGKVGGRWK, encoded by the exons ATGTCTGATACCGAGGAAGT GGAACAAGGAGAGG AGGAGTACGAAGAAGAAG AAGAGGCTCAGGAAGAAG AAGTCCATGAACCAG CCCCCCCTCCAG TTCATGAGCCAG AGGAGAAGCCCAGAATAAA ACTAACTGCTCCTAAAATACCAGAGGGTGAGAAAGTAGATTTTGAT GACAtccaaaagaaaaggcagaacaaaGACCTGATCGAACTGCAGGCCTTGATTGACAGCCACTTTGAAgccagaagaaaggaagaggaagagctgGTTGCTCTCAAGGAGAGGATT GAGAAGCGCAGAGCtgaaagagcagagcagcagagaatcCGGgctgagaaggagaaggagcgTCAGGCAAGGCTTGCG gaggaaaaggcacggagagaggaagaagatgCCAAGAGAAAAGCTGAGGATgatctgaagaagaagaaggctCTGTCCTCCATGGGTGCAACATACAGCAGTTATTTGGCTAAG GCTGaccagaaaagaggaaagaagcaaACAGCTAGAGAGACGAAGAAGAAGGTCCTGGCAGAGAGGCGCAAGCCCCTGAACATTGACCACCTTAATGAAGACAAGCTGAG GGACAAAGCTAAGGAGCTGTGGGACTGGTTATATCAGCTGGAGACTGAAAAGTATGACTTTACAGAGCAgatcaagaggaaaaaatatgag ATTGTCACCCTCAGAAACCGGATTGATCAGGCCCAGAAGCA
- the TNNT3 gene encoding troponin T, fast skeletal muscle isoform X32: MSDTEEVEQGEEEYEEEEEAQEEEVHEPAPPPAEEAHEEEEKPRIKLTAPKIPEGEKVDFDDIQKKRQNKDLIELQALIDSHFEARRKEEEELVALKERIEKRRAERAEQQRIRAEKEKERQARLAEEKARREEEDAKRKAEDDLKKKKALSSMGATYSSYLAKADQKRGKKQTARETKKKVLAERRKPLNIDHLNEDKLRDKAKELWDWLYQLETEKYDFTEQIKRKKYEIVTLRNRIDQAQKHSKKAGAKGKVGGRWK; this comes from the exons ATGTCTGATACCGAGGAAGT GGAACAAGGAGAGG AGGAGTACGAAGAAGAAG AAGAGGCTCAGGAAGAAG AAGTCCATGAACCAG CCCCCCCTCCAG CAGAGGAAGCTCATGAGGAAG AGGAGAAGCCCAGAATAAA ACTAACTGCTCCTAAAATACCAGAGGGTGAGAAAGTAGATTTTGAT GACAtccaaaagaaaaggcagaacaaaGACCTGATCGAACTGCAGGCCTTGATTGACAGCCACTTTGAAgccagaagaaaggaagaggaagagctgGTTGCTCTCAAGGAGAGGATT GAGAAGCGCAGAGCtgaaagagcagagcagcagagaatcCGGgctgagaaggagaaggagcgTCAGGCAAGGCTTGCG gaggaaaaggcacggagagaggaagaagatgCCAAGAGAAAAGCTGAGGATgatctgaagaagaagaaggctCTGTCCTCCATGGGTGCAACATACAGCAGTTATTTGGCTAAG GCTGaccagaaaagaggaaagaagcaaACAGCTAGAGAGACGAAGAAGAAGGTCCTGGCAGAGAGGCGCAAGCCCCTGAACATTGACCACCTTAATGAAGACAAGCTGAG GGACAAAGCTAAGGAGCTGTGGGACTGGTTATATCAGCTGGAGACTGAAAAGTATGACTTTACAGAGCAgatcaagaggaaaaaatatgag ATTGTCACCCTCAGAAACCGGATTGATCAGGCCCAGAAGCA
- the TNNT3 gene encoding troponin T, fast skeletal muscle isoform X20 produces the protein MSDTEEVEQGEEEYEEEEEAQEEEVHEPAPPPVHEPEEAHEEEEKPRIKLTAPKIPEGEKVDFDDIQKKRQNKDLIELQALIDSHFEARRKEEEELVALKERIEKRRAERAEQQRIRAEKEKERQARLAEEKARREEEDAKRKAEDDLKKKKALSSMGATYSSYLAKADQKRGKKQTARETKKKVLAERRKPLNIDHLNEDKLRDKAKELWDWLYQLETEKYDFTEQIKRKKYEIVTLRNRIDQAQKHSKKAGAKGKVGGRWK, from the exons ATGTCTGATACCGAGGAAGT GGAACAAGGAGAGG AGGAGTACGAAGAAGAAG AAGAGGCTCAGGAAGAAG AAGTCCATGAACCAG CCCCCCCTCCAG TTCATGAGCCAG AGGAAGCTCATGAGGAAG AGGAGAAGCCCAGAATAAA ACTAACTGCTCCTAAAATACCAGAGGGTGAGAAAGTAGATTTTGAT GACAtccaaaagaaaaggcagaacaaaGACCTGATCGAACTGCAGGCCTTGATTGACAGCCACTTTGAAgccagaagaaaggaagaggaagagctgGTTGCTCTCAAGGAGAGGATT GAGAAGCGCAGAGCtgaaagagcagagcagcagagaatcCGGgctgagaaggagaaggagcgTCAGGCAAGGCTTGCG gaggaaaaggcacggagagaggaagaagatgCCAAGAGAAAAGCTGAGGATgatctgaagaagaagaaggctCTGTCCTCCATGGGTGCAACATACAGCAGTTATTTGGCTAAG GCTGaccagaaaagaggaaagaagcaaACAGCTAGAGAGACGAAGAAGAAGGTCCTGGCAGAGAGGCGCAAGCCCCTGAACATTGACCACCTTAATGAAGACAAGCTGAG GGACAAAGCTAAGGAGCTGTGGGACTGGTTATATCAGCTGGAGACTGAAAAGTATGACTTTACAGAGCAgatcaagaggaaaaaatatgag ATTGTCACCCTCAGAAACCGGATTGATCAGGCCCAGAAGCA
- the TNNT3 gene encoding troponin T, fast skeletal muscle isoform X27, translated as MSDTEEVEQGEEEYEEEEEAQEEVHEPAEEAHEEEGEYNDEEKPRIKLTAPKIPEGEKVDFDDIQKKRQNKDLIELQALIDSHFEARRKEEEELVALKERIEKRRAERAEQQRIRAEKEKERQARLAEEKARREEEDAKRKAEDDLKKKKALSSMGATYSSYLAKADQKRGKKQTARETKKKVLAERRKPLNIDHLNEDKLRDKAKELWDWLYQLETEKYDFTEQIKRKKYEIVTLRNRIDQAQKHSKKAGAKGKVGGRWK; from the exons ATGTCTGATACCGAGGAAGT GGAACAAGGAGAGG AGGAGTACGAAGAAGAAG AAGAGGCTCAGGAAGAAG TTCATGAGCCAG CAGAGGAAGCTCATGAGGAAG AAGGCGAATACAATGATG AGGAGAAGCCCAGAATAAA ACTAACTGCTCCTAAAATACCAGAGGGTGAGAAAGTAGATTTTGAT GACAtccaaaagaaaaggcagaacaaaGACCTGATCGAACTGCAGGCCTTGATTGACAGCCACTTTGAAgccagaagaaaggaagaggaagagctgGTTGCTCTCAAGGAGAGGATT GAGAAGCGCAGAGCtgaaagagcagagcagcagagaatcCGGgctgagaaggagaaggagcgTCAGGCAAGGCTTGCG gaggaaaaggcacggagagaggaagaagatgCCAAGAGAAAAGCTGAGGATgatctgaagaagaagaaggctCTGTCCTCCATGGGTGCAACATACAGCAGTTATTTGGCTAAG GCTGaccagaaaagaggaaagaagcaaACAGCTAGAGAGACGAAGAAGAAGGTCCTGGCAGAGAGGCGCAAGCCCCTGAACATTGACCACCTTAATGAAGACAAGCTGAG GGACAAAGCTAAGGAGCTGTGGGACTGGTTATATCAGCTGGAGACTGAAAAGTATGACTTTACAGAGCAgatcaagaggaaaaaatatgag ATTGTCACCCTCAGAAACCGGATTGATCAGGCCCAGAAGCA
- the TNNT3 gene encoding troponin T, fast skeletal muscle isoform X44: MSDTEEVEQGEEEYEEEEEAQEEVHEPAEEAHEEEEKPRIKLTAPKIPEGEKVDFDDIQKKRQNKDLIELQALIDSHFEARRKEEEELVALKERIEKRRAERAEQQRIRAEKEKERQARLAEEKARREEEDAKRKAEDDLKKKKALSSMGATYSSYLAKADQKRGKKQTARETKKKVLAERRKPLNIDHLNEDKLRDKAKELWDWLYQLETEKYDFTEQIKRKKYEIVTLRNRIDQAQKHSKKAGAKGKVGGRWK, translated from the exons ATGTCTGATACCGAGGAAGT GGAACAAGGAGAGG AGGAGTACGAAGAAGAAG AAGAGGCTCAGGAAGAAG TTCATGAGCCAG CAGAGGAAGCTCATGAGGAAG AGGAGAAGCCCAGAATAAA ACTAACTGCTCCTAAAATACCAGAGGGTGAGAAAGTAGATTTTGAT GACAtccaaaagaaaaggcagaacaaaGACCTGATCGAACTGCAGGCCTTGATTGACAGCCACTTTGAAgccagaagaaaggaagaggaagagctgGTTGCTCTCAAGGAGAGGATT GAGAAGCGCAGAGCtgaaagagcagagcagcagagaatcCGGgctgagaaggagaaggagcgTCAGGCAAGGCTTGCG gaggaaaaggcacggagagaggaagaagatgCCAAGAGAAAAGCTGAGGATgatctgaagaagaagaaggctCTGTCCTCCATGGGTGCAACATACAGCAGTTATTTGGCTAAG GCTGaccagaaaagaggaaagaagcaaACAGCTAGAGAGACGAAGAAGAAGGTCCTGGCAGAGAGGCGCAAGCCCCTGAACATTGACCACCTTAATGAAGACAAGCTGAG GGACAAAGCTAAGGAGCTGTGGGACTGGTTATATCAGCTGGAGACTGAAAAGTATGACTTTACAGAGCAgatcaagaggaaaaaatatgag ATTGTCACCCTCAGAAACCGGATTGATCAGGCCCAGAAGCA
- the TNNT3 gene encoding troponin T, fast skeletal muscle isoform X26 produces the protein MSDTEEVEQGEEEYEEEEEAQEEEEAHEEVHEPAEEAHEEEEKPRIKLTAPKIPEGEKVDFDDIQKKRQNKDLIELQALIDSHFEARRKEEEELVALKERIEKRRAERAEQQRIRAEKEKERQARLAEEKARREEEDAKRKAEDDLKKKKALSSMGATYSSYLAKADQKRGKKQTARETKKKVLAERRKPLNIDHLNEDKLRDKAKELWDWLYQLETEKYDFTEQIKRKKYEIVTLRNRIDQAQKHSKKAGAKGKVGGRWK, from the exons ATGTCTGATACCGAGGAAGT GGAACAAGGAGAGG AGGAGTACGAAGAAGAAG AAGAGGCTCAGGAAGAAG AAGAAGCTCATGAGGAAG TTCATGAGCCAG CAGAGGAAGCTCATGAGGAAG AGGAGAAGCCCAGAATAAA ACTAACTGCTCCTAAAATACCAGAGGGTGAGAAAGTAGATTTTGAT GACAtccaaaagaaaaggcagaacaaaGACCTGATCGAACTGCAGGCCTTGATTGACAGCCACTTTGAAgccagaagaaaggaagaggaagagctgGTTGCTCTCAAGGAGAGGATT GAGAAGCGCAGAGCtgaaagagcagagcagcagagaatcCGGgctgagaaggagaaggagcgTCAGGCAAGGCTTGCG gaggaaaaggcacggagagaggaagaagatgCCAAGAGAAAAGCTGAGGATgatctgaagaagaagaaggctCTGTCCTCCATGGGTGCAACATACAGCAGTTATTTGGCTAAG GCTGaccagaaaagaggaaagaagcaaACAGCTAGAGAGACGAAGAAGAAGGTCCTGGCAGAGAGGCGCAAGCCCCTGAACATTGACCACCTTAATGAAGACAAGCTGAG GGACAAAGCTAAGGAGCTGTGGGACTGGTTATATCAGCTGGAGACTGAAAAGTATGACTTTACAGAGCAgatcaagaggaaaaaatatgag ATTGTCACCCTCAGAAACCGGATTGATCAGGCCCAGAAGCA
- the TNNT3 gene encoding troponin T, fast skeletal muscle isoform X21, with protein MSDTEEVEQGEEEYEEEEEAQEEEEAHEEAEEAHEEEGEYNDEEKPRIKLTAPKIPEGEKVDFDDIQKKRQNKDLIELQALIDSHFEARRKEEEELVALKERIEKRRAERAEQQRIRAEKEKERQARLAEEKARREEEDAKRKAEDDLKKKKALSSMGATYSSYLAKADQKRGKKQTARETKKKVLAERRKPLNIDHLNEDKLRDKAKELWDWLYQLETEKYDFTEQIKRKKYEIVTLRNRIDQAQKHSKKAGAKGKVGGRWK; from the exons ATGTCTGATACCGAGGAAGT GGAACAAGGAGAGG AGGAGTACGAAGAAGAAG AAGAGGCTCAGGAAGAAG AAGAAGCTCATGAGGAAG CAGAGGAAGCTCATGAGGAAG AAGGCGAATACAATGATG AGGAGAAGCCCAGAATAAA ACTAACTGCTCCTAAAATACCAGAGGGTGAGAAAGTAGATTTTGAT GACAtccaaaagaaaaggcagaacaaaGACCTGATCGAACTGCAGGCCTTGATTGACAGCCACTTTGAAgccagaagaaaggaagaggaagagctgGTTGCTCTCAAGGAGAGGATT GAGAAGCGCAGAGCtgaaagagcagagcagcagagaatcCGGgctgagaaggagaaggagcgTCAGGCAAGGCTTGCG gaggaaaaggcacggagagaggaagaagatgCCAAGAGAAAAGCTGAGGATgatctgaagaagaagaaggctCTGTCCTCCATGGGTGCAACATACAGCAGTTATTTGGCTAAG GCTGaccagaaaagaggaaagaagcaaACAGCTAGAGAGACGAAGAAGAAGGTCCTGGCAGAGAGGCGCAAGCCCCTGAACATTGACCACCTTAATGAAGACAAGCTGAG GGACAAAGCTAAGGAGCTGTGGGACTGGTTATATCAGCTGGAGACTGAAAAGTATGACTTTACAGAGCAgatcaagaggaaaaaatatgag ATTGTCACCCTCAGAAACCGGATTGATCAGGCCCAGAAGCA
- the TNNT3 gene encoding troponin T, fast skeletal muscle isoform X29: MSDTEEVEQGEEEYEEEEEAQEEAPPPAEEAHEEEGEYNDEEKPRIKLTAPKIPEGEKVDFDDIQKKRQNKDLIELQALIDSHFEARRKEEEELVALKERIEKRRAERAEQQRIRAEKEKERQARLAEEKARREEEDAKRKAEDDLKKKKALSSMGATYSSYLAKADQKRGKKQTARETKKKVLAERRKPLNIDHLNEDKLRDKAKELWDWLYQLETEKYDFTEQIKRKKYEIVTLRNRIDQAQKHSKKAGAKGKVGGRWK, encoded by the exons ATGTCTGATACCGAGGAAGT GGAACAAGGAGAGG AGGAGTACGAAGAAGAAG AAGAGGCTCAGGAAGAAG CCCCCCCTCCAG CAGAGGAAGCTCATGAGGAAG AAGGCGAATACAATGATG AGGAGAAGCCCAGAATAAA ACTAACTGCTCCTAAAATACCAGAGGGTGAGAAAGTAGATTTTGAT GACAtccaaaagaaaaggcagaacaaaGACCTGATCGAACTGCAGGCCTTGATTGACAGCCACTTTGAAgccagaagaaaggaagaggaagagctgGTTGCTCTCAAGGAGAGGATT GAGAAGCGCAGAGCtgaaagagcagagcagcagagaatcCGGgctgagaaggagaaggagcgTCAGGCAAGGCTTGCG gaggaaaaggcacggagagaggaagaagatgCCAAGAGAAAAGCTGAGGATgatctgaagaagaagaaggctCTGTCCTCCATGGGTGCAACATACAGCAGTTATTTGGCTAAG GCTGaccagaaaagaggaaagaagcaaACAGCTAGAGAGACGAAGAAGAAGGTCCTGGCAGAGAGGCGCAAGCCCCTGAACATTGACCACCTTAATGAAGACAAGCTGAG GGACAAAGCTAAGGAGCTGTGGGACTGGTTATATCAGCTGGAGACTGAAAAGTATGACTTTACAGAGCAgatcaagaggaaaaaatatgag ATTGTCACCCTCAGAAACCGGATTGATCAGGCCCAGAAGCA